From the genome of Uranotaenia lowii strain MFRU-FL chromosome 1, ASM2978415v1, whole genome shotgun sequence, one region includes:
- the LOC129742378 gene encoding atlastin produces MEAKPVQVVETGDDHTFVLNEDALNEILLQEQVRDRTVVVVSVAGAFRKGKSFLLDFFLRYMYSKYERHQAASEWLGDENEPLTGFSWRGGSERDTTGILMWSDIFLHDKPNGEKLAILLMDTQGAFDSQSTVRDCATVFALSTMLSSVQIYNLSQNIQEDDLQHLQLFTEYGRLALADNGKKPFQRLQFLVRDWSFPYEAEYGALGGETILKRRLEVQDKQHPELQSLRRHITSCFTEIACFLMPHPGLTVATNQTFDGRLADITPEFKNSLKELVPMLLAPQNLIAKEINGQKVRARDLVQYFKSYMAIYKGNELPEPKSMLVATAEANNLTAVAAAKEIYVQLMEDVCGGAKPYLSSNHLDSEHNRIKEKALHQFSAKPKMGGEEFSEKYREKLELDLDDAYTTFRAHNESKNIFKAARTPAVYFAIAVIMYILSGIFGLVGLYTFANFANLIMGIALLTLATWAYIRYSGELSDFGVRLDEIANLLWENIMKPIYQSCMEKGIQHVANHATEYAIGGGPSVPTSSRSAQRQLNGKVKHS; encoded by the exons ATGGAAGCAAAACCGGTTCAAGTGGTGGAAACCGGAGACGACCACACGTTTGTGTTGAACGAAGATGCACTGAACGAAATACTGCTTCAGGAACAGGTTCGGGACCGAACGGTAGTTGTTGTTTCGGTAGCCGGTGCTTTTCGAAAGGGCAAAAGTTTTCTTCTGGATTTCTTCCTGCGCTACATGTACTCAAAG TACGAACGCCATCAGGCTGCCTCAGAATGGTTGGGCGACGAAAACGAGCCACTAACCGGATTTTCGTGGCGCGGCGGAAGTGAACGGGACACAACCGGCATACTTATGTGGTCGGACATTTTTCTGCATGACAAGCCGAATGGAGAAAAG TTGGCAATTCTGCTCATGGACACACAAGGCGCCTTCGACAGCCAAAGCACAGTACGGGATTGTGCCACAGTTTTTGCGTTGAGTACTATGCTCTCGTCAGTTCAGATCTACAACCTATCACAGAACATACAGGAGGACGATTTACAACATTTGCAG CTATTCACCGAATACGGACGCCTAGCGTTAGCTGACAATGGCAAAAAACCGTTCCAGAGACTTCAGTTTCTAGTCAGAGACTGGAGTTTCCCGTACGAAGCTGAATATGGTGCTTTGGGAGGAGAAACCATACTCAAGCGGCGCTTGGAAGTGCAGGACAAACAGCACCCAGAGTTACAGTCGCTACGGCGACATATAACATCATGTTTCACAGAAATTGCATGCTTTCTCATGCCACACCCCGGCTTAACGGTGGCTACGAATCAAACATTCGACGGACGGTTGGCTGACATTACCCCGGAGTTTAAGAACAGTCTCAAGGAACTGGTTCCCATGTTGTTGGCCCCTCAGAACCTCATCGCCAAGGAGATCAATGGTCAGAAAGTGAGGGCTCGAGATTTAGTTCAATACTTCAAATCATACATGGCCATTTACAAGGGAAACGAACTGCCCGAACCCAAAAGTATGCTCGTGGCAACGGCTGAAGCCAATAATCTCACGGCGGTGGCGGCTGCTAAAGAAATCTATGTCCAGTTGATGGAAGATGTCTGCGGTGGAGCAAAACCTTACCTGAGCTCAAACCATCTGGATTCGGAACATAATCGCATCAAGGAGAAAGCTTTACATCAG TTCTCCGCCAAACCTAAGATGGGAGGAGAggaattttccgaaaaataccGCGAAAAGTTGGAACTGGACTTAGATGACGCATACACGACGTTCCGGGCGCATAACGAAAGCAAAAATATCTTCAAGGCAGCCCGGACGCCGGCCGTCTATTTTGCTATAGCTGTCATTATGTACATTTTGAGCGGAATCTTCGGTCTGGTCGGTCTGTATacatttgccaattttgccaatttgatCATGGGTATCGCGCTGCTGACGCTTGCCACGTGGGCATACATAAG GTATAGCGGTGAGCTCAGCGACTTCGGAGTGCGATTAGACGAAATCGCCAACCTTTTGTGGGAGAAC